Proteins from one Elephas maximus indicus isolate mEleMax1 chromosome 12, mEleMax1 primary haplotype, whole genome shotgun sequence genomic window:
- the YPEL5 gene encoding protein yippee-like 5 translates to MGRIFLDHIGGTRLFSCANCDTILTNRSELISTRFTGATGRAFLFNKVVNLQYSEVQDRVMLTGRHMVRDVSCKNCNSKLGWIYEFATEDSQRYKEGRVILERALVRESEGFEEHVPSDNS, encoded by the exons ATGGGCAGAATTTTCCTTGACCATATTGGTGGTACCCGTCTGTTTTCTTGTGCAAACTGCGATACGATCCTGACTAACCGCTCAGAACTCATCTCCACACGTTTCACAGGCGCCACTGGCCGAGCATTTCTTTTTAACAAG GTAGTTAACCTGCAATACAGTGAAGTTCAAGACCGGGTCATGCTCACTGGCCGCCACATGGTTCGAGACGTGAGCTGCAAAAACTGCAATAGCAAACTGGGATGGATCTATGAGTTTGCCACTGAAGACAGCCAGCGTTATAAGGAAGGCCGTGTGATTCTGGAACGTGCCCTAGTTCGAGAGAGTGAGGGCTTTGAGGAGCACGTACCATCTGATAACTCTTGA